A part of Streptomyces sp. NBC_00557 genomic DNA contains:
- a CDS encoding flavin reductase family protein, whose translation MSRLAAGVVLVTAQEPPLDPDDPDAPGTEDVGMTATAFLSVSLDPPLVLVSLRTGARMDDLLDEQPLWAVSVLAESQRHIAGRFAMKGRISDRLLFEDIPYVRGEVTGAPLVGGALATLECRTEQRVTAGDHTLVIGRVLTARVPSAEGGPLLYFRGRYRQLG comes from the coding sequence ATGTCCCGACTGGCCGCCGGAGTGGTCCTGGTGACCGCCCAGGAGCCGCCGCTGGACCCGGACGACCCGGACGCGCCGGGCACGGAGGACGTCGGCATGACCGCCACCGCCTTCCTGTCCGTCTCCCTGGACCCGCCGCTGGTCCTCGTGAGCCTGCGCACGGGCGCCCGCATGGACGACCTGCTCGACGAGCAGCCCCTGTGGGCGGTGTCGGTCCTCGCCGAGAGCCAGCGGCACATCGCCGGCCGCTTCGCCATGAAGGGCCGCATCAGCGACCGCCTGCTCTTCGAGGACATCCCCTACGTCCGCGGCGAGGTCACCGGCGCCCCGCTGGTGGGCGGGGCGCTGGCCACGCTCGAGTGCCGCACCGAGCAGCGGGTGACGGCCGGCGACCATACCCTCGTCATCGGCCGCGTCCTGACCGCGCGGGTACCGAGCGCGGAGGGCGGCCCGCTGCTGTACTTCCGGGGCCGCTACCGGCAGTTGGGCTGA